The following are from one region of the Baumannia cicadellinicola str. Hc (Homalodisca coagulata) genome:
- a CDS encoding proline--tRNA ligase, whose protein sequence is MRTSQYLLSTIKEIPLDAEVISHQLMLRAGIIRQLASGLYTWLPTGLRILRKVENIVREEMNNIGAIEVSMPIVQPANLWLESGRWGQYGPELLRFTDRSTRQFLLGPTHEEVITDLIRNEVKSYKQLPLNLFQIKTKFRDEVRPRYGVMRSREFIMKDAYSFHTSQQSLQATYDLMYYTYNTIFNRIGLDVRTVQADPGSIGGHLSHEFLALVSNYEDQMLLIDASHKATERNLPSENLQLVDAPGIYTLTELVKLFNLPIEKIAQIIIVHAQQNALYPLVALMVRGDHSINYAQVEKLPQVASPLVFATEDEIRLAIGVGSSSLGPINLPLPLIIDHSVAVMSDFVAGANIDGKYFFGINWERDLSLPEVANLTNQNISVSQPQRLHRTNWIEVGHIFQLGSKYSKVMKATVQGEDGNNMIMTMGCYGIGITRVVAAAIDKYNDKQGLLLPVSIAPFQVAIIPINLHKSLLVQTVAEQLYNQLSIRKIDVLLDDRKERPGVMFADIELIGIPHIIIIGDRNLAVQKIEYKNRSNGEKKLMNLSIIVDWIVAKLNS, encoded by the coding sequence ATGCGTACTAGCCAATATTTACTATCTACTATAAAAGAGATACCTTTAGATGCTGAAGTTATCAGTCATCAACTTATGTTGCGTGCTGGAATTATTCGGCAACTAGCATCTGGTCTCTATACTTGGTTACCTACTGGTTTACGTATATTACGAAAAGTAGAAAACATTGTTCGAGAAGAGATGAATAATATCGGTGCAATTGAAGTTTCTATGCCGATAGTACAACCAGCAAATTTATGGTTAGAGAGTGGTCGCTGGGGACAATATGGACCAGAACTATTGCGCTTTACTGATCGAAGTACGCGTCAGTTTCTTTTAGGCCCCACTCATGAAGAAGTTATCACTGATCTCATTCGTAATGAGGTTAAATCTTATAAACAACTACCGCTTAACTTATTTCAAATTAAGACTAAATTTCGTGATGAGGTTCGTCCACGTTATGGAGTAATGCGCTCACGTGAATTTATTATGAAGGACGCTTATTCTTTCCATACCAGTCAACAGTCACTACAAGCAACTTATGACCTAATGTATTATACCTATAATACTATTTTTAACCGTATAGGTTTAGATGTTCGTACGGTCCAAGCCGATCCTGGCTCTATAGGTGGTCATTTATCACATGAATTCTTAGCATTAGTGTCTAATTACGAAGACCAAATGCTATTGATTGATGCTTCTCATAAAGCTACTGAACGTAATCTACCAAGCGAAAATTTACAACTAGTAGATGCGCCTGGAATTTATACTCTTACTGAATTAGTAAAACTATTTAACTTACCAATTGAAAAAATCGCTCAGATAATTATTGTTCATGCTCAGCAAAATGCTTTATATCCGCTGGTAGCGCTTATGGTACGAGGAGATCATAGTATCAATTATGCTCAAGTAGAAAAATTACCCCAAGTAGCAAGTCCATTAGTTTTTGCTACAGAAGATGAAATACGTCTAGCTATTGGTGTAGGTTCTAGCTCATTAGGACCGATTAATTTACCATTACCGTTAATTATTGATCATAGTGTTGCGGTAATGAGCGACTTTGTTGCTGGTGCCAATATTGATGGCAAATACTTTTTTGGGATTAATTGGGAGCGAGATTTATCTTTACCTGAGGTAGCAAATCTTACCAACCAAAATATTAGCGTAAGTCAACCACAAAGGTTACACAGAACGAACTGGATTGAAGTAGGACATATTTTCCAGCTAGGTAGTAAATACTCTAAAGTTATGAAAGCCACTGTTCAAGGCGAAGATGGTAATAATATGATTATGACTATGGGTTGTTATGGAATTGGTATTACTCGTGTTGTAGCCGCTGCTATAGATAAATATAATGATAAGCAAGGTCTATTATTACCAGTATCAATAGCTCCTTTTCAAGTTGCTATTATACCAATTAATCTGCATAAATCGTTACTAGTACAAACTGTAGCAGAACAACTTTATAACCAGCTATCTATCCGGAAGATAGACGTGCTTTTAGACGATAGAAAAGAACGACCAGGTGTTATGTTTGCTGATATAGAATTAATTGGCATCCCCCATATTATTATCATAGGGGATCGTAATCTAGCTGTTCAAAAAATAGAATATAAAAATCGAAGTAACGGTGAAAAAAAGCTAATGAACCTAAGTATAATCGTAGATTGGATAGTAGCCAAACTAAATAGCTAA
- the ung gene encoding uracil-DNA glycosylase codes for MYTIINSKHHIIAPNMTWQLTIAQEKKQPYFQQILCFLNKERAAGVTIYPPQKDIFNAFSLTELCAVKVVIIGQDPYHGPNQADGLSFSVRPGLPIPPSLMNIYKELANDISSFIIPQHGCLWSWAEQGIMLLNTVLTVEAGKAYSHANLGWEIFTNKVITLINNLSEGIIFLLWGTKAQKKAQIIDVKRHHILMASHPSPLSAYLSFFGCRHFSKVNILLKQQGKTPIDWAPKLPY; via the coding sequence ATGTATACTATTATTAATAGTAAACATCATATAATAGCACCTAATATGACTTGGCAGTTAACTATTGCTCAGGAAAAAAAACAACCTTATTTTCAGCAAATATTATGTTTTCTCAATAAAGAACGGGCAGCAGGTGTGACTATTTATCCACCGCAGAAAGATATATTTAACGCTTTTAGTCTCACAGAACTATGTGCAGTTAAAGTGGTAATTATTGGTCAAGATCCTTATCATGGTCCTAATCAAGCTGATGGTTTATCTTTCTCTGTTAGGCCTGGTTTACCTATACCACCATCTCTTATGAACATATATAAGGAGCTAGCTAATGATATTTCTAGTTTCATTATACCACAACATGGTTGTTTATGGAGCTGGGCAGAACAGGGAATAATGCTACTCAATACAGTATTAACTGTAGAAGCAGGTAAAGCCTATTCTCACGCCAACTTAGGTTGGGAAATTTTTACAAATAAAGTTATTACTTTAATTAATAACTTAAGTGAAGGAATTATCTTTCTCTTATGGGGTACTAAAGCGCAAAAAAAAGCCCAGATAATTGATGTAAAACGCCACCATATTTTAATGGCATCACATCCATCTCCTTTATCTGCATATCTTAGCTTTTTTGGTTGCCGTCACTTCTCAAAGGTAAATATATTATTAAAACAACAAGGCAAAACGCCCATTGACTGGGCGCCAAAACTACCATATTAA
- the ppa gene encoding inorganic diphosphatase translates to MSLKLVPAGKNIPDDIYVVVEIPANTATMIKYEVDKNIGVLFVDRFISTPMFYPCNYGYINNTLSLDGDPVDVLVPTPFPLQPGSVISCRPVGILNMTDESGKDSKIIAVPNSKLSKEYDYIKDVDDLPQLLCAQIVYFFEHYKDLEKGKWVKVESWETAQNARTEIMLSFVRAKKT, encoded by the coding sequence ATGAGCTTAAAATTAGTACCTGCAGGTAAGAACATACCAGATGATATTTATGTAGTTGTAGAAATTCCAGCTAATACTGCTACTATGATTAAATATGAAGTAGACAAAAATATAGGTGTTTTATTTGTTGATCGTTTTATATCTACACCTATGTTTTATCCTTGTAACTATGGTTATATCAACAATACCCTGTCTTTAGATGGGGATCCGGTTGATGTTTTAGTACCAACGCCCTTTCCACTACAACCAGGATCCGTAATCAGCTGCCGTCCAGTTGGTATCTTAAATATGACTGATGAATCTGGTAAAGATTCTAAGATAATTGCAGTACCAAACTCTAAGCTATCGAAAGAGTATGATTATATAAAAGATGTTGATGACTTACCGCAGTTACTATGTGCACAAATTGTTTACTTTTTTGAACATTACAAAGATCTAGAAAAAGGTAAATGGGTTAAAGTAGAAAGTTGGGAAACAGCTCAAAACGCTAGAACCGAGATTATGTTATCCTTCGTACGAGCAAAAAAAACATAA
- a CDS encoding translocation/assembly module TamB domain-containing protein, with protein MVKLVPGLEIASVSGKWNNFTLKQVRYQRPDLTVEVSEFQLAIDFSSLLHRKLCIDVLSLRNVSVQVKKKSPSLLKAVLAIANTEQSSWKYISIPSSLSLMIRCLTLHNMQVKLNNINIQLHDLHTGLIFRDTKLVLQSTFLSGLLVVWPKTAFITPNTWINVAKLNTLDQYCDYKILLNLLTKLLLRFTLPFEIALEEINGRDLHFAGSKDIWISKLYIQSKTANKSSEITQQLIGHINSQPQQVLVDLNARALHWGNINIKNFSLRGKILSGNNINSNLCLQWYTLQQGKWQRRELMLTTTGNKKQHKIIISLQGKRLVSGKVQIQGLLDTEHQLWHGKISKTSLVTPTGVWQLTKDVILDYSYQDNHQKITISSHSWENNNSYIYIPNKIEVGVLGNIKVQLTNFDLSMLKFLLPTTMKTSVLITGLIDLHWKNDNELPYTKITLVGNKVKLINIQQKKNWHVLFDTFIFKTGLDKHQAYLDWALKIAGNGECNGKLQIKDPKQKCNINGNITIKNLSLVLLKPLIELKYYFDDPIEGIINAGLSISGNVKSPLIYGEVRIDRLVIQNNIIPLSMTESRLIIYCNGTRSDLQGFIGTTHGQIYLNGYADWCNLHTWHIYVTLKGNKIRIYMPSMRFDVSPNIIFEAKPNLLTLNGQVNIPWMRIKVKEWQQTTADISLDDAILLDEQLNLIPMLTNYKRIIALPIVTNLLLHLNNDVQINAFGLTANLLGNLQITKSKNRPLSMNGEIKIPYGYYHAYNKDLIIKKGSLLFSDEIDKPDINIEAIRDPNTTEDNIITGVRVTGKIQSPKLEIFSNPVKSQQEALSYLLNGHGIDTVNAYDQLVTSMFISMGTTRNQYILNKIGKILCLHQITFNINEDQGHYQFLVSGYILPKLRLTSIFSTMNLIMTISARHYFIPNVNWETIINDKQTINLNYQFDFD; from the coding sequence GTGGTAAAATTGGTACCAGGCTTAGAAATTGCATCTGTAAGTGGTAAATGGAATAATTTTACCCTTAAACAAGTACGGTACCAAAGACCTGACTTAACTGTGGAAGTCAGTGAATTTCAACTAGCAATAGATTTTAGCTCTTTACTACATCGTAAATTATGTATTGATGTTCTTTCTCTACGTAATGTATCAGTACAAGTTAAAAAAAAATCACCTAGTTTATTAAAGGCTGTACTAGCAATAGCAAATACAGAGCAAAGTAGTTGGAAATATATTTCCATCCCATCGTCACTGTCACTGATGATACGATGCTTAACGTTACATAACATGCAGGTTAAGTTGAATAATATAAATATTCAGCTTCATGATTTGCATACAGGATTAATTTTTAGAGATACTAAATTAGTTCTTCAGTCGACGTTTCTTTCTGGTTTACTGGTAGTATGGCCGAAAACAGCATTCATTACACCAAATACATGGATTAATGTAGCAAAACTAAATACATTAGACCAATATTGTGATTATAAGATATTGCTAAATTTACTGACTAAACTATTGTTACGATTTACTTTGCCTTTTGAGATCGCTCTTGAAGAGATTAATGGTCGTGATTTGCATTTTGCTGGATCAAAAGATATATGGATTAGTAAATTATACATACAGTCTAAAACTGCTAATAAATCATCAGAAATTACGCAACAACTTATAGGTCATATAAACTCGCAACCACAACAAGTACTAGTAGATTTAAATGCTAGAGCATTACACTGGGGCAATATAAATATCAAGAACTTTTCCTTACGAGGTAAAATATTATCAGGAAATAATATTAACAGTAACCTCTGTTTACAATGGTATACCTTACAACAAGGTAAATGGCAGCGTCGTGAGTTAATGTTAACAACAACCGGCAATAAGAAGCAACACAAGATAATTATAAGTCTACAAGGTAAGAGGTTAGTATCTGGTAAAGTACAAATACAAGGATTGTTAGATACAGAGCATCAGCTCTGGCATGGTAAAATAAGTAAAACTAGTTTGGTAACACCAACTGGTGTATGGCAACTAACTAAAGATGTAATCTTAGATTATTCTTATCAAGATAACCATCAAAAAATTACTATAAGTTCCCACTCTTGGGAAAATAATAATTCCTATATTTATATTCCTAATAAGATTGAAGTTGGAGTATTAGGTAACATAAAAGTACAGTTAACAAACTTTGATTTATCAATGCTAAAATTCTTACTACCAACTACTATGAAGACTAGTGTTTTAATAACGGGTCTCATAGATCTTCATTGGAAAAATGATAACGAATTACCATATACTAAAATTACCCTAGTAGGTAATAAAGTAAAATTAATTAATATTCAACAGAAAAAAAATTGGCACGTATTATTTGATACCTTCATATTTAAAACAGGATTAGATAAACATCAGGCATATCTAGATTGGGCACTAAAAATAGCAGGTAATGGTGAATGTAATGGTAAATTACAGATCAAAGACCCTAAGCAAAAATGTAATATAAATGGTAATATTACAATTAAAAATTTATCTCTGGTACTACTTAAACCACTAATAGAGCTCAAATATTATTTTGATGATCCTATAGAAGGCATAATTAATGCCGGATTATCAATCAGTGGTAATGTCAAATCACCACTGATTTATGGTGAGGTTCGAATTGATCGATTAGTTATTCAAAATAATATCATACCTTTATCGATGACAGAAAGTCGGTTAATTATCTATTGCAATGGTACAAGAAGCGATCTACAAGGATTCATTGGTACTACACATGGGCAAATTTATCTAAATGGTTATGCAGACTGGTGTAATTTACATACTTGGCATATATATGTTACCTTAAAAGGTAATAAAATACGCATATATATGCCATCAATGCGATTCGATGTATCTCCTAACATTATTTTTGAAGCGAAGCCAAATTTATTAACACTAAATGGTCAGGTAAATATTCCCTGGATGCGTATTAAAGTGAAAGAGTGGCAACAAACAACAGCAGATATTTCTTTAGATGATGCTATTTTATTAGATGAGCAATTAAACTTAATACCAATGTTAACTAACTATAAGAGAATTATAGCTCTTCCTATCGTCACAAACCTATTATTGCATCTAAACAATGATGTACAAATCAATGCATTTGGTTTAACAGCTAATCTTTTAGGTAATTTACAAATTACTAAATCTAAAAATAGACCATTATCAATGAATGGAGAAATAAAGATACCATATGGCTATTACCATGCATACAATAAGGATTTAATAATAAAGAAAGGATCTCTACTATTTTCAGATGAGATAGATAAACCAGATATTAATATCGAAGCTATTCGTGATCCAAATACTACAGAGGATAATATAATTACTGGTGTAAGAGTTACGGGAAAAATTCAATCTCCTAAATTAGAGATATTCTCTAATCCAGTTAAATCCCAGCAGGAAGCTTTATCTTATTTATTAAATGGTCATGGTATTGATACCGTGAATGCTTATGATCAGTTAGTAACCTCAATGTTTATATCCATGGGAACAACAAGAAACCAGTATATATTAAATAAAATTGGCAAAATATTGTGTCTACATCAGATAACCTTTAACATCAATGAGGATCAAGGTCATTACCAGTTTCTTGTAAGTGGATATATACTTCCTAAATTACGGTTAACATCTATTTTTAGTACTATGAATTTAATCATGACCATAAGTGCACGTCATTATTTTATACCTAATGTAAATTGGGAAACTATTATTAATGATAAACAAACCATTAACTTGAATTATCAATTTGATTTTGACTAA
- a CDS encoding autotransporter assembly complex protein TamA, with amino-acid sequence MILCALFFAQHTYSANVCLQLTGLNGNLLSQVRNRLSSLSIIDANEDNMDATDYRFKSLLNEAVREELRTLGYYSPIIYFELQRSSDNQHYTIITHVNPGKQTIIAGVNVVLHGDACYDLDYQQLVDVSKKELGTVLNHTLYYQFKTGLSELALSKGYFNAKFEKSNLNISPPRYQAYWDIHFNSGKRYRFGKLRFHGAQICEDYLQKIGSIINFGDPYNANLLSSLQNRLIASNWFESVVISPDLEKVTSGSKDNILNIDARVKPQLHNQIKSSIGYTLNLGLQLKTTWDKTWLNKYGHSIKTIINLQVPEQAIEMQYKVPFVRDYREQYYMLQGGFNRCNLNNIEYNSVALNLMHYKHLSNSWQHAINLRGSITHFPIQSNDDYTTILVYPSILIEYMRTSNGLMPTIVNKQHYSVSVSNTAWNSDITFLIWQIHNVWIRTLVNKHRFIMSSNIGWIDTRSLELVPPSIRFFAGGYQSIRGYKYQSISPKNNYGKLNGALKLALGSLEYQQQIADKLWGTFFIDSGEAVNDITQNNIKTGTGIGIRWESPAGLIRFDIARPLADKHEHGLQLYIGLGSAL; translated from the coding sequence TTGATACTTTGTGCCTTATTTTTTGCGCAGCATACTTATAGTGCGAATGTATGCTTGCAGTTAACAGGACTAAATGGAAACTTACTAAGTCAGGTACGTAATCGTTTATCAAGTTTATCTATTATAGATGCTAACGAAGATAATATGGATGCTACTGACTACCGCTTTAAGTCATTGCTCAATGAAGCTGTTCGTGAAGAACTACGTACTCTTGGTTATTACTCACCTATTATATATTTCGAATTACAAAGATCATCAGATAATCAGCATTATACAATAATTACACATGTAAATCCAGGTAAGCAAACTATTATAGCAGGAGTAAACGTAGTTTTACATGGAGATGCATGCTATGATCTGGATTATCAGCAGTTGGTTGATGTTAGTAAAAAAGAGTTAGGTACAGTGTTAAATCATACGTTGTACTACCAGTTTAAAACTGGATTATCTGAATTAGCTTTAAGTAAAGGGTACTTTAATGCTAAATTTGAAAAAAGTAACCTAAATATTTCACCTCCCAGATACCAGGCTTATTGGGATATCCATTTTAATAGTGGTAAGCGTTATCGATTCGGGAAATTACGTTTTCATGGTGCACAAATATGCGAGGATTACTTACAAAAAATAGGGAGTATAATTAATTTTGGAGATCCTTATAATGCAAACTTATTGTCATCTCTTCAGAATCGTCTAATAGCTAGTAATTGGTTTGAATCCGTAGTGATATCACCTGATTTAGAGAAGGTAACTTCTGGTAGTAAGGATAATATTTTAAATATAGATGCTAGAGTAAAACCACAATTACATAATCAAATAAAATCCAGTATTGGTTATACTTTAAACTTAGGTTTACAGTTAAAAACTACATGGGATAAAACTTGGTTAAATAAGTACGGTCATAGTATTAAGACTATCATAAACCTGCAAGTCCCAGAGCAAGCTATTGAGATGCAATATAAAGTTCCTTTCGTTCGAGATTATAGAGAACAATATTATATGCTGCAGGGAGGATTTAATAGATGTAATCTCAACAACATTGAATATAACTCAGTGGCTCTAAATCTGATGCATTATAAGCATTTATCAAATAGTTGGCAACATGCTATCAATCTACGCGGTAGTATAACTCATTTTCCTATTCAAAGTAATGATGATTATACTACTATACTAGTTTACCCGAGTATTCTTATAGAATATATGAGAACAAGCAATGGACTAATGCCTACTATTGTTAATAAACAGCATTATTCTGTATCTGTATCCAATACTGCTTGGAATTCAGATATTACGTTCCTTATTTGGCAAATACATAATGTTTGGATACGTACATTAGTAAATAAGCATCGCTTCATTATGAGTAGTAATATAGGTTGGATAGATACTCGTTCTTTAGAACTAGTACCTCCTTCAATTCGTTTTTTTGCAGGTGGATACCAAAGTATCCGCGGCTATAAATATCAGTCAATATCTCCAAAAAATAACTACGGTAAGCTTAATGGAGCATTAAAACTAGCTCTTGGTTCACTAGAATATCAACAACAGATAGCTGATAAATTGTGGGGTACATTTTTTATTGATAGCGGCGAAGCAGTCAATGATATTACACAGAATAACATTAAAACTGGTACCGGTATTGGTATACGATGGGAATCTCCAGCTGGGTTAATAAGATTTGATATAGCTAGACCATTAGCGGATAAGCATGAACATGGATTACAGCTATACATTGGATTAGGTTCCGCGTTATGA
- the nadK gene encoding NAD(+) kinase — MKQAKISNNITANFKTIGILGKHRDPNALVTHETLYYWLIKQGIKVIIEPQMANNLSLANAITGNVVDIGEQADLVIIVGGDGNILGAARILSRYDIKIIGINRGNVGFLADLDPDEALTQLSDVLVGNYNHDKRFLLEVSIYRNHRYEQANTAINEIVLHSGKVAHMIEFDVFIDNCFAFSLRSDGLIISTPTGSTAYSLSAGGPILTPTVDTIVLVPMFPHTLSSRPLVIHGSSTIRLKFSQWQPDMEISCDSQIIFPVHHGDEIIIRRSDYYLDLIHPNDYNYFNILSRKLGWSKKFC; from the coding sequence ATGAAACAAGCAAAGATAAGTAACAATATTACTGCTAATTTTAAAACTATTGGTATCCTTGGTAAACATCGTGATCCAAATGCTCTAGTAACACATGAAACCCTGTATTATTGGTTAATTAAACAGGGTATAAAGGTTATTATAGAACCTCAAATGGCTAATAATTTATCATTAGCTAATGCTATTACCGGAAATGTAGTAGATATTGGTGAACAGGCTGATCTCGTAATTATTGTAGGTGGTGACGGGAATATACTAGGTGCAGCGCGAATATTATCACGCTATGATATAAAAATTATAGGTATTAACCGTGGCAATGTAGGGTTTCTTGCTGATCTTGACCCGGACGAAGCATTAACACAGTTATCTGATGTTTTAGTCGGTAATTATAATCATGATAAACGCTTCTTGCTTGAGGTAAGTATTTACCGTAACCACAGATATGAACAAGCTAATACAGCAATTAATGAAATTGTACTGCATTCGGGTAAAGTTGCACATATGATAGAGTTTGACGTTTTCATTGATAATTGCTTTGCGTTTTCACTACGTTCAGACGGACTAATTATATCTACTCCAACCGGTTCTACTGCTTATTCTCTTTCTGCTGGAGGTCCAATTCTTACCCCTACAGTAGATACCATAGTACTCGTACCTATGTTTCCACATACTCTATCTTCCCGTCCATTAGTGATCCATGGTAGTAGCACCATCAGACTAAAATTTTCGCAATGGCAGCCTGATATGGAGATTAGCTGTGATAGTCAAATTATATTTCCTGTTCATCATGGAGATGAAATTATTATTCGTCGCAGCGATTACTATTTAGATTTAATTCATCCAAATGATTATAATTATTTTAATATCTTAAGTCGTAAACTAGGATGGTCAAAAAAATTCTGCTAG
- the grpE gene encoding nucleotide exchange factor GrpE yields the protein MISQDKNYSDDQISQDSEIDTIEAVSETEAVSETNEIIDMRDDRIQKLEVELVQAQQRERDLLLRSKAEIENMRRRNEIEVEKVYKFSLERFVSELLPVIDNLERALEMSDKSSQNLASTIEGIELTLKSLLNVVQKFGIKVVSETHVPFNPDIHQAMTILESEEHEPNHVIIVMQKGYLLNGRLIRPAMVTVSKTKS from the coding sequence ATGATAAGTCAAGACAAAAATTACTCTGACGATCAAATATCACAAGACAGCGAAATAGATACAATAGAAGCAGTCTCGGAAACTGAAGCAGTCTCAGAAACTAATGAAATAATCGATATGCGAGATGATCGCATTCAAAAACTGGAAGTAGAACTAGTGCAAGCACAGCAACGGGAAAGAGATTTACTATTGCGTTCTAAGGCAGAAATAGAGAATATGCGTCGTCGTAACGAGATAGAAGTAGAAAAAGTGTACAAATTTTCTTTAGAACGTTTTGTTAGTGAGCTACTACCGGTCATTGATAATTTAGAGCGTGCATTGGAGATGTCAGATAAATCTAGTCAAAATCTTGCTTCTACTATTGAAGGTATTGAGCTAACATTAAAATCTTTACTAAATGTTGTGCAAAAATTTGGTATTAAAGTTGTGAGTGAAACCCATGTTCCATTTAATCCTGACATACATCAGGCAATGACAATACTAGAATCTGAAGAGCATGAGCCGAATCATGTCATAATAGTTATGCAAAAAGGTTATCTCCTTAATGGTCGTCTCATTCGCCCGGCGATGGTTACAGTCTCCAAAACTAAGAGCTAA
- the nadB gene encoding L-aspartate oxidase gives MQQFTEYVTDVLIIGSGAAGLSLALRIAEYCKVIVLSKHSLNKCSTWYAQGGIAAVFEDTDSINSHVEDTLNAGAGLCDREVVEYITSNARHCIEWLVQQGVLFDVYDLDLPNKINSNYHLTREGGHSHRRILHVADATGKAIETILIKKAMLNPNIHIIEHSHAIDLITSNTIGLSSNCRVVGAYIWNRSLDRVERCYAFTAIVLATGGASTVYQYTTNPDISSGDGIAMAWRAGCRVANLEFNQFHPTSLYHPQARNFLLTEALRGEGAYLYRPDGSRFMPDFDLRAELAPRDIVTRAIDHEIRRLGVECMYLDISYRPKKLIRNHFPTIYKKLQALNMDLTSQPIPIVPAAHYTCGGVIVDKNGRTDLDGLYAIGEVSYTGLHGANRLASNSLLECFVYSWAASVDIIRNLPTSIKQVHQLPPWNDNKVISYHDHRILLNNWKELQRLMWNDVGIIRTTKQLERALRNLQLLTTKSICASKSNVSISDCSIKFRNLLLVAKLIVQSALQRQESRGLHYILDYPTMLPNPQPTILQPGVKSSLRSKE, from the coding sequence ATGCAACAATTTACTGAATATGTCACGGACGTACTCATTATTGGTAGTGGTGCGGCTGGTTTATCATTAGCACTGCGTATAGCTGAATACTGTAAAGTAATAGTACTCAGCAAACATTCATTAAATAAATGCTCTACTTGGTATGCTCAAGGTGGTATTGCCGCTGTCTTTGAGGATACAGACAGCATCAATTCTCATGTAGAAGATACATTAAATGCGGGTGCTGGTCTTTGTGATCGTGAAGTAGTAGAGTATATTACTAGTAACGCACGCCATTGTATTGAATGGTTAGTTCAGCAAGGTGTATTATTCGATGTATATGATCTCGACTTACCTAATAAGATCAATAGCAATTATCACCTTACTAGAGAAGGTGGGCATAGTCACCGTCGTATATTACATGTTGCTGATGCAACTGGCAAAGCTATAGAAACCATACTTATCAAAAAGGCTATGCTCAATCCTAATATTCATATTATAGAACATAGTCACGCTATAGATTTAATAACCTCAAATACAATCGGTCTATCTAGTAATTGCCGGGTAGTAGGTGCCTATATTTGGAATAGATCATTAGACCGGGTAGAACGCTGCTACGCTTTTACTGCTATCGTATTAGCAACAGGTGGAGCATCTACTGTGTATCAATATACCACCAATCCAGATATATCATCTGGTGATGGTATTGCAATGGCTTGGCGTGCTGGATGTAGAGTAGCTAATCTTGAATTTAATCAATTTCACCCAACTTCATTATATCATCCTCAGGCACGTAATTTTCTTTTAACTGAAGCGCTACGGGGTGAAGGTGCTTACCTTTATCGGCCAGATGGTAGTCGCTTTATGCCAGATTTTGATTTACGTGCTGAACTAGCACCGCGAGATATCGTTACACGTGCTATAGACCATGAAATAAGACGTTTAGGTGTTGAATGTATGTATTTAGATATTAGTTATCGACCTAAGAAATTAATTCGTAATCATTTTCCTACAATATACAAAAAACTACAGGCGCTAAATATGGATTTAACTAGCCAACCTATTCCTATTGTTCCAGCTGCTCACTATACCTGTGGTGGTGTCATAGTAGATAAGAATGGTCGTACCGATTTAGATGGTCTATATGCAATTGGTGAAGTAAGCTATACAGGTTTACATGGTGCTAATAGGTTGGCATCTAATTCTTTACTCGAATGTTTTGTCTATAGTTGGGCTGCATCTGTAGATATTATCCGTAATTTACCGACTAGTATAAAGCAGGTGCATCAATTACCACCCTGGAATGATAATAAAGTTATCAGTTATCATGATCATCGTATCTTACTCAATAACTGGAAAGAATTACAACGATTAATGTGGAATGATGTTGGTATTATACGTACTACTAAACAACTAGAAAGAGCACTACGTAACCTCCAATTGCTTACAACAAAGAGTATTTGCGCATCTAAATCTAATGTTAGCATATCAGATTGTTCCATAAAATTCCGTAATTTACTTTTAGTCGCAAAACTTATTGTTCAAAGTGCACTACAGCGTCAAGAAAGTCGCGGTTTACATTATATACTAGATTATCCAACTATGCTACCTAACCCACAACCAACGATTTTACAACCAGGAGTAAAATCTTCGCTCAGAAGTAAGGAATAA